The sequence GCCCTGCGACAACGCGCAGCTGCGGTCCAAGATCAAGTCCATCCTGGCCCGCCGCGAGCCCGTCCTGGGCGACGGCGCGGCGCGCATCGTCAGCACGGGAACGCGGATGAAGGAGGTTCTGCGCGCCATCTCGCGCGTGGCATCCACCGAATCCACCGTGCTGCTGCGCGGGGCGACGGGGACAGGCAAGGAGGTGATCGCCCGCGCCATCCACGAGGAAAGCCCGCGCCGCCATCGCCCGTACCAGGCGGTCAACTGCTCGGCGCTCTCGGAAGGGATCCTGGAGTCGGAGCTGTTCGGCCACGCGCGCGGCGCCTTCACCGGCGCGGTGAACGAGCGGAAGGGGCTGTTCGAGGAGGCGCACGGCGGCACCGTGTTCCTGGACGAAATCGGCGACGTGTCGCCCGGGATGCAGGCCAAGCTGCTGCGCGTGCTGCAGGAGCGCGAGGTGGTGAGGGTGGGCACGGCGCGGAGCGTGCCGGTGGACGTGCGGGTGATCGCGGCCACGCACCGCGACCTGGAGGCGATGGTGGAGGACGGGTCGTTCCGGAAGGACCTGTACTTTCGCCTGAAGGTGTTCCAGATCCGCGTTCCCGAGCTCAGGGACCGCCCCGAGGACATCCCGGCGCTGGTCGGCGCCGCGCTGGCGCGGTGGAACGAGCGGGTGGAGGCGCCGCGCCGCGTGCAGGGCGTGTCGGACGATGCGATGGCGCTCCTGGCGGCATACGACTGGCCGGGCAACGTCCGCGAGCTGAT comes from Longimicrobium sp. and encodes:
- a CDS encoding sigma-54 dependent transcriptional regulator, yielding MATSETPRILIIDDDRAFRVGTGALLSDEGYAVEAVASGDEGVDLLRHEQFDMVLLDLRMEGRTGLSVLEELRGSGNDVPVVMLTGFATVDSAVAALKLGADDYLTKPCDNAQLRSKIKSILARREPVLGDGAARIVSTGTRMKEVLRAISRVASTESTVLLRGATGTGKEVIARAIHEESPRRHRPYQAVNCSALSEGILESELFGHARGAFTGAVNERKGLFEEAHGGTVFLDEIGDVSPGMQAKLLRVLQEREVVRVGTARSVPVDVRVIAATHRDLEAMVEDGSFRKDLYFRLKVFQIRVPELRDRPEDIPALVGAALARWNERVEAPRRVQGVSDDAMALLAAYDWPGNVRELMAAIEYACIVCEGGRVMPHNLPEEVREGASTFPTANGGDGRKHEYARHVEPVRRYQAPDADSEREAILQALEQADGNRTKAAAALGMGRTTLWQKLKEYGL